The genomic stretch TGCCCATGGAACATAGTGGCCAAGATCGACCGAGGGTCCGCTCATCGAAGGTGAATATGGAAGGTTTTGGCTTTGTTCGAGAAGACGCCGTATTTAAACAAGACGACCGATTTTCCACCTTACATTATGCCATGGTTTATGGACTTTTTGCATTGTTCAAGGTtttagttttgcttaaaacagtCAAAGAAAAGGCGTCTGTTGATCTGGCGAAGGTTTTTGGATAGCCATAACCGGCGGTTTCacggaaaagaaaattaactcaCATCATGTCATATCAACCGTGTTGTGAGGCCAACTCCCGAAGTGGTCCGCGACTGCGCTTCATTTACTCCTTAAGACACCAATTTACCGTAAACCCTTGGCATTATCCTTGATCGGTGGATACTTTTATGTCTGAAAGTATTTTACTTAtcgtaattttggtttttcggCAGGTCCCCGATGGCCACAGTTCTTCATCGGCGAGTTCTAGAACTCCCAGAAATCGCGCATCTACCTCGAACCAAGAGGAAGTCCATATAGGCAAATATCGCTTGATAAAAACTATTGGAAAGGGAAATTTCGCCAAAGTAAAACTAGCGAAACATGTGCCAACGGGAAAAGAGGTAAACAAACTTTGTCATTCTCTATTTACAGTGATGAATTTGTCCGTAGATTTTCGCTAATCCGTTGGTCGGTCGCGGCTTGCTTATTTGCTCGGGCTGAGGGATGAATTGTAATAATTTAACTGAGGCCAACTAAACGTGTTAACGTCgcttgtgttttttttgtttcgttcacAAAGGTAGCGATCAAGATCATCGACAAGACTCAGTTAAATCCAAGCAGCTTGCAAAAGGTTAGTTAAATTTGCGCTTTATCTTTTGAGTACATACCTCAGGTGTAAACCTTGTTTTCAACTGTTCTATGCCTTCGTGCTCTGCTTGTTAGCTTGTTCCATGTAATTACATATTCGAAAGCAACGTTGATGCTTTCGAAATTTTTTAGACCACACCAAACCCCTTTATTTTCAAATACGTCGCGACACGTTGTGACTTCACAACCTTGGATTTTTAAAGTTTCCCTTTCCATGGTCTTGGTGGGGCAAGAAAATGTTTCACAACATCGCTGGCTTGGCGTGCTTTCTTGATGCCTTCAACCGGCGATCGTTGgtgacaaaaggaaaattctctCTTCCAGGTTAAGCTGGAATTATTCTATTTCCATATTGCTATCAACTACGGTAACATAACTCTGTCTTTCAACTTGACGATTAGAGATTTTTCGTTATTAATGTCTGTCCTATCGAACTAGTTAGCGGTAAATTCGAACGACATTGCCTGTAGTCATGAAAAAATGTATCGATATTTTTCTCAAGTCAACTCAAGGTGGCTTATCAGTTTACTCAAAATTCGTGGACAAGACTTCTTCATGAAAATTTTCCTCTGTGGAAATATTGGTCTATGGGAGATCGCTAATTACAGTCGCAAGATATTGTATTTTTGCGCGGTCAACCCTTCAATATTCGTTGTGATGCACAGGAGAGTTTTCGATTAGCATGGCTTACGTTGTTTTATTTATAAAGTGTTTGATAGTCGTTCTTGCACGTGCTTTGTTAAGATATTTCTTCGGGTTGTCGCAGACACCGTACAGATTTAATGGAAAACTATTGAGAGCTATTGCCCTGTTTTCAAATGAAGTTGCCGTGCGCGCAGCGATTTGCTTCCCTAAAAATCCATTCCGCTGGGTAATTTTGAATGTGTGGCAATTCTTGTACAAACTACGTGGTTGACCAGCGATTTATCAGGAATTTTATGGTTTATTACTCAGCGATAAAACAATATTTCTATTATATAAGTTCACCATTGGCCTTAATCCATCATATGCGTGACGTTCGAGAGCTGATCAATGTAATGTTGTGAGGTGTCAAGATGCTATAACTATCGGTATTCTCCTGAGGCAAGAATGAAGGAAAGCGTTCCTTTTTTCCCTATTGTGTGTACATCGAATTGGATACGCTGTAGGAAGAGTCTTTGCGAAAGTTTTCAAGATTTCCATTGAACTTTCTAATCCTTGCCAAGTCCTAATTTAATGTGATGGAAGTACATTCTTTGCAGAAACTAACAAATAAATCCCAGATTTGGGTTATATTCCATGAAACACCAAGGGCTTAACCCAATCTTGTTTGGTTCCTTTTGTGTTCAGAAAGAACTGGAAAGTGAATGTTTTTGTCTATTTGGGCATCAGTAAATATCCCCATCAACTGAGATTTCATTTAATCTTTGATTTCGTGCAAGCTTATTGCATGCAAGTTTCTGTCTGGCTCTGGTTATTCATTGTAGGTTGTAGTTGTAAAAAATACCAAATTTTGCACTGTCTGTGAATACCAGCTCACTTTGTAGTTCACATATCATTGCCTTCAAACCTATTTAATTGTTCAGAGGAagatttttcaaaatctgaaaataaTGACAGATTGGTACATGATTCAAATTCAATGAATTTATGAATAGCAGAATAATGTTTTTCTGGAGTGCTGGAATCTTGTAAGTCCTTGGTGTAAGTAATGCAAGTTTGTCTGATCATGAACTTGGGGTTAATGATATTAAAACTCAATCCAATTTGTGACGTACACAGGGTCATATTGTTATACAGGCTGTCATTATGATTAATTTGAGGAACATAGTCATTCAAAAAAGTATTATTTTCACAGTGGTTGTGTTATATCTTCACGTAGCTGGCTATCCTCACTGGAATAGTCTGCTAATGTAGCTTTGTGCCAGCTGTGTGTCAGTAAATACAAGAAGAcaaattttagattttgaaatattttaaaatatgatTAGTTTTCAAGATATTCAagccttttttatttgtttttcatgaaTTATGCTGAGTAAATTTTGTCTTGCAGATTTTGTTTAACTTCCTGTTTAGCATAGGGGACTGATTATCATACATAACTGTATGTTGCTTTTTGAAGTCAAATTGGACTTTGAAGTGTCCGTTAGCCAATGTGACACAGATAGCATGCTTTGATGGTTTCTTGCAAGCTTCCAAGGGCACTGCTGTATATTCAACTTAAAGCAACTATTGTTTCGGTATGCATACATTacatttcaaattcaaattacaCACTTGAATTTTCACAAACAAAAAGACATCACTTGATCTTGTGAAATTACTAAAATCCATATTCTGGCGCAGAAAAATTTTTGGCCATTAAATGTATCACCAACTGTTGTTAATGTTAAAACAATCTTAGAGATGTAAGGAAACCATTATTTAGTTCATTCATTTGGTAGAAAAAGATGTTTTTGTTAATAAGCCATTCTGGCATACATTTGAGCTGATCAATTGGTTTATAAAGCAGCGGTGGTAAAGAATCTTCTTCTATGCAGCCTCAGTCAAGCATTGAGTTCAATATTCAGTATATTATTTCCAAGTGCTGTGAGTCCTTGACATAAAAATCTTGGCCAGTTTCTTATCTTTGGATATTCCTTGTGCATAAAACAAGAACTGTGTTTTCCTCACCATGGTTTGCTCACAGAGTAACCACATGTATGAGCTAAACAGAAATCAAAGCACTTGTGCAGTGAATTAGGTTATGGCCTTGTAGAATGTCAAGTTGGGTCATTTTTAAGTGTTATATCTTGatctattagttttttttttttttcaaacaaagttaGGTTTTTTGGTCAATCATTGCATTTTTTTACAGAACCAGTGGGAGTAGTGCATATATGTCCCATGAAAGCCGCTGGTTGAGTGACGTTCAGCTCAACTGGGTTTCTCAGATATTAATGATCAAGTTGTCAGAAATTTAGTTACCTACCTGGAGGTTTCATGATTATTTAAGTTTGAATGGTACAGTATCTTGTTCCTCAGAAATTATTATTGGTCGGGAATAGGTCAACGCGCttcttaattaaataattattgggtTAGAAGACAggtaatatttttaaattttgggtGTGGCTGGAAGCTTCATATTTGCTTCCAGTGGAATTTAGGTACAATGTGTCATTCTTTTTGTCATTTCAGCTGTTCCGTGAAGTCAGGATCATGAAGTTTCTTGATCATCCCAACATTGGTAAATAAACATAATTGCATTTGCTCACtgctagagtggttttcaaaagCTGGTACCCAGTTCAGTTACAAGGCCAACCTTGTCAGTAAATTTTGTTGTAAATGGTGTTGAGTTGGGAATATAAATTGAGTCACTGCTTTTGCCAGAGGCAACAAGTTAGAACTCTATTCCTACATGTAGGTTTTCATGGTGACCTTGTGGCCTTTCATGTCTTAAGCTTATGCTCTGTCCTCTTCAAAGAACATAGAAGCGTTGGTAAAGATGAAGGAAGAAATGGCACATTTCTCTTGATTTCAAGAGCTGTTTTCATAACCATAATTTTGTGATTAAATTGTTTGAATGTTTGAGATAATTTGCCAAATCACCAccaaataatgataatgatgatgatgataataataataataataataataataatgataataataataataataataatagctttgattaagtttcaagtttatttgaaGCCGAGCACATGGTGACCCACTTATCTTGTATACTGTAAATTGCATTTCTAATTAAGGGGGAGTAAATCGAATCAATTATCAATAATTGTTAATGGGAAATGTAAGTGGGAGTTTCTAAAGATTAATGTCAcagagtagagtagagaaccaacaaatttatgttatacatgtatatgatacAAACCCAGGACAAATTAAGTTGTTTGGTGATGGTTCACTgtacagggcttgaaattaaaaagcaaATCCAATCGCAATTTTGTGACAATTtaagatatgaaaatttagttgcaattttgtaaattttagtcCCAAGGTCGTCGCGCTGTGTTGTTTTGCTAGTGGTTTAACCAAAAAATTTGAGAGCACTCACTATACTTgtatgtaaagaaaccgctgaaattGGTGAACAATCGAGGGAATGGTGGCAGCACAGCTAAACATGCCACAGTTGTGCCCcatatcttcagattgaaacaAGATTCACTGCAAGATACAAAACAAATTGTCATTTCTCTATTTACGTATTGTAGCAAAAGTAGCGGCAAAGTGGCGACTGCTAGCCCTTTATTTCAAAAGGATGAAGGTGAAAACTAGTTGCAAAtggactgtattggtcgcaatttctaGCCCTGCCGTAGCTTGTAacttttcatttgtaaatagaTCTTTTGCTTTATCTTTGTCTTTCTGCAGTGAAGTTGTATGAGGTCATTGAAACTGACAAGACCCTGTATCTAGTGATGGAGTATGCTAGTGgaggtacagtgtacatgtatctgTTGAATTTGTTTTGTGTGATTAACTGTCATTCTTCTGAAAGGCGTCAATCTGTTCTGACTAAAGCTAGGTGATTTATCACAAACTTCTATCCTGTTTCCAAAGGAGTTTGGCATTTCCCTGTCCCTCACAAGCTGGTTTGTGGGTCAAAATGGTCCTCACTTTTGCTAACTCTAATGACAAATCAACGTGAAGTTTTTAGAAGAACcacaaaacatgttttatatTGGTGATGAGACATTTAAGAGCTCGAAGACCCCTGTTTAATTAAAGCTTTCTTTGAGGTTTGTAACACACTGGTCAGTGAAGAGATGATTTCATTGATGATCATTTGTGGATGGAAAATTAGTTGATGTTAGTCCTGCTATGCTTTTATAGGTGAAGTGTTCGACTACCTGGTAGCTCATGGAAGAATGAAAGAAAAGGAGGCAAGATCAAAATTTAGACAGGTCAGCTATTAACCCAGCTTTTGCCACATTCCAGTGGCATTCTATTGTTGATTGGCATGTGTCACTTCCTTGTAAGAGCTCTGCATTGTTTTTTGATgacatttaacttttttttttagattgtaTCTGCTGTGCAGTACTGCCATCAAAAACATGTCATTCACAGAGATCTTAAGGTTAGTGATGGATATAAAGATGTTTAGGGTTAACTGTTTTCAGATATTGTGACAAATTAAATTGGAAAATCTGTTGTTCTCTGGGAAGTGttctaacccattgactcccggggtttcctattgaggagtaaaatcgtctggccaGTTGGGTGTTAAAGGGTTGAGGAAAAATATGGCCCACTTGAAGTAGCTAGGCAATTTTCCCCACCTGTGGGTCTGCCCATTTCTAAATGGTGTCTTAAGTAAGTGAAATATTCTTGTAATCAACTCAATGATGcttcagttgttttttttttaaatatggtTTTGCATAGGAATGAAAGTTGTTTTTTGGTGGGAAGTTAGGGTTTGTCTCTCAAGGCCACACAACAACTTACAGTGAAACTCTATGTTCTGCTTCAACCTTACAATCATTAACTGATGAgtgtgtaatgtgaagtgttgagtatctaccccatatgaaccatgtgagcgttagccctactgatggaaatgggcccacacaaggacagagaaaaaccctggttagagtttttctctgtctttgtgtgggtccatttccatcagtagggcaaatgctcacatggttcttatggggtagatactcaacacttcacattacacacTCATCAGTTAATGATTGTAAGGTTTTGCGGAAATGAGATCTTCAGTTGCATTTACATTTAATTACCCTTTACCCCCCACCCTCTGTTGGTGCTCCGttttatgggtatttaaagctatagctacacggatcagaggaaagtcagaACAGACATTGTGGTCACCGAGCATTGCACTGGGGAACTCTAAAAGCTGCACAGCAATCAATTGGGCTACACCTGTGCCTGGTTTAAGTACGTTTGAAACAAGTTGGTGGTACAAACCAAGTcatgaaataacaatttttgttcttgtttaagTTTCTTAACCCTTTCTGGTCTAAAGGCAACGCTAGCTAGTTcaaggtcccatgatttatgagtcaacgagttatgAGACTCGCAGTCAatgtagcaataatttattgattaagccaaGGCAAAAGCGTTTAAACTGTTCTAGATGAATGTGAATAACGCTTCTTTTTCAACTCTTTTTGTCTCTTGCAGGCTGAAAATTTACTTTTAGATGGAGACATGAACATTAAAATTGCAGATTTCGGTTTTAGTAATGAATTTACTCCTGGGAACAAACTTGACACATTTTGTGGAAGTCCCCCATATGCTGCACCAGAACTGTTTCAAGGAAAGAAGTATGATGGCCCAGAAGTTGATGTCTGGAGTTTAGGTGTAATCTTGTACACTCTAGTCAGTGGATCTCTTCCTTTTGATGGACAGAATTTAAAAGTAAGTAGTGGCTTTTTTCCCCTTCTTTACTTGCTGAATTTGTGCAGTATGAATCCAGGATGTGAACCAGTGTTATTGGTGAACCAATGTTATTGGTTCACATTCTCTAACAGTGTATCTGTGGAGTCTCCAATCAGAACCTGAAGATGTTATTTGGTCCCCAGTTAAGTTGTGCATGTTTCCAGCTTTAATATCTGAATAAGTGCCCATAGTAAGGCCCATTACAACAGGTCGAtatgattgtgacaaagctgacAGAAGTAGATTAAAGGGGTTCAGTTTGCCtcctgaaaatttattttccaaataATTGAAATTACTCAAATTACCGAAACTGCTTGATTAGTGGAGAACAACGGAAAATGACAACAACAGCATGACTCAAGTAAGGACATAAATAATCAGCAAAACTTGACAAGGCTGCTTACTGAGTACCGATGATGAGTGAAAGGTCCAAGGCGGACAAAACTGAAGCAAGCAGCTATAAAACATGAATTTCCTACTCACAGAGTATCGCCAGAAACATGAGTGTTTGCTTCCCTTGGACAACCAAGATTTCCTGGATGTCAGGGCGGGCAACCGCTGACCAAACGCAGGTGTTGAGTGTGAAAACAACAGCATCtattatttataatattattatcagtGAATTTAATAATACTTATTTTATTATGTCATTTCTTGGAACTTTCTGTGATAGGAATTAAGAGAGAGAGTCCTGAGAGGAAAATATAGGATACCTTTTTATATGTCGACTGGTAAGACAAGTATACTTGTGCTTTCCCTTAGATTTTTTAGGTGTTGTTTGGAGCCTTAATTCAAGTTTGTTAATggtacttttcctttttttccatcCATAGATTGTGAGAATCTTTTAAAGCGATTTTTAGTGCTTAATCCTACAAAAAGATCTAGACTAGAGGTGGGTATGCTCatgtaatattttttcttatccTCAGCTTTGTTTGATAGTCCTTAATGACGAGGTGCACAGTGACCATGTACACTATCGtcagataaaataaattttgtagAATCTTTTAGGTCCATGTAAGCCTGATGGTAATGTTTACCAAAATCTGAGAATTAATGTCAAAGACTATGTAAACAGTGCAACATGTAGAAGTTTAAAACAAGCTTTTTTATTCCAAATAATTAAACAAGAAATTCCATAAGTAGGGAAAATTTAGATGTAACATGTAATAGAAGCACTGCAAAAACATAGTTCAAACACTTGTTGGGAAAGATCTATCTATGCCGTCAAAACAAATTTGAGGTGTTTATTTAAAGAACATCTGACGGCACATCTCAACCAAGTGTGACTGTGCACCTCATCAAATCTTAAAATTGATTCTGCCTTAATTTACAGTTTAGAGGCAGGACAACTTTTATATTTGCCAGGCCTTCGTCACAGGGATAACTCTATGATGAGAGCACCCACCTCTCACTGAGGCACCTGGATTCAATTCCTAGACTTGGTGCCATAATGTGGGTTACCATGGTCTTGTAAATAAGTACATGATTTATTGGAAAGTGAAGTGAAagtgagtttgttggttctctactttgccCAAGAGGTTATTCTCTGAGTAGTCTGGTTTCCCTTCTTGTGAAAAACCAGCATATGACGTGACCTTTGATAAgagtgatttgatttctgtacagtttCGCcatttaccgtatttacccatgtatattgTGCAGCTCTGTATAATACGCACCCTAATTTTGGGTTGCAAGCAGAAAACAGAGAAATTGGTCATGCAAAACTAGCATGAAAAAAATCCATGTTGtgaacaagaaaattggttcAGCTACTTACAACAGTAAAGTAAATAAGCCTATGAAAAGTGTTTAAATACTTAATCCTTTATGCAAATTCTTAGTCACAATCAATCAGTGCTCGCGCAGAATATTAATCATCGACAAATTCGTCTTGTTGTTCGTACACAAAATCATCTTGTGTGTCATCAACATTGTTTATTACTCCACATGTGACAAAAGACGACTCAATCATCTCTTCAGGAATGTTGCTCCATGCACCAGCAATCCACGAAGTGATGAGTTCTTTTTAGGAGGGCTTCTTTTGGTGGCCATCGCTTCCATCTGCCATCCACCTCTTCTTAACCCCATCTTTAAACAGTTTATTTAAGGAAACATCAAGGGGCTGCGGAACTAAGGTCAATCTGCCAAGAATTACTGCTAATTTGGTGTTTTCTCTTGTGAATTCTGCTTTTCATGCTTTCAGTCACATGAGCTTCAAAAACAAGCAAGCTGCTTCGTCTCCCCAGACCACTACATTGTGCACATCAAACTCTTCATTCCCTCGGTATCCATACAGCATTTCCCTTCGGCAGTGCTGACATCTCTGTGCTTGTTTCCAACTTTAGGCGTCTTCCTTTTGAAAATCACCATTGGTCTTAATTTTGATCTGTCACAGGCACACGCCAACGCAGAAAGAACATTCTtggcaagaaacaaaataattttgtcatttatttatttattttagcaaaagtggCAAgcgctaacccttttgtttcaaaagagtGAAGGTGAaaagaagtcgcaaatttgcaacttctccagatattttagtcgcaaagggaaaaattttaGTCTCCAAAGcaattgtacatgtattgaTGAGATGTTAAATGCTAATGAGGAACGTGAGTCTAAAACAAAGGATTCCGCATCTCAATTTTGGGAGCtgttttagtgggaaaaaagtgcgtattatacacgggtaGATGTGGTAGTGCCCAGTTGCTAAATTGTACAGTTAACACTTAAATACAGTCCATTCTTTCATTCTAACAGCATTTTGCTTTACACAACTTCCTCTGTTTGATTCTTTCACAGCAAATTATGTCTGACAAATGGATGAATTTAGGCTACGATAATCAGGATCTTAAACCATATTGTGAACCTACACCCGATTTTAAAGATGAAAGGAGAATAGGTGAGAATTGTCTAAGTTGTGCATTTCAACCTGTCAGTAAACATACTGTATAAATTATGCACTCTGTGGGAGGTTACATTACTTTGTAGAGATCTTGAAGAATTATTGTATTCAGCAACCCTAATTTCAATCAAAGTAAACATTATTCCTTTATTTCTTGAAAAATTGGAGAACTTTGATTTTCCTCAAACTATCAATTGCAAATCCCCAATCCAACTAAATGGAAAATGAAGCACTGGTTCTTCACCTCTCTCGAATGCCCAACCTCTAACTTTTTTCAGTGGTAAGTCAAGATGGTAAAGTTTTTCAATCCTGTTTGTCCGGGACACAAAGACCATCGGAAATACATGTATTGCTCTATTTCCACACAACTTGTTAATTTCTATGTTAGTAATGGTCTGGAAGCTGTCATATTTGTATGTGTATGAAAGCAAAGTATTGCTACAGTGTAGTTCATCAacaagtaaaataataatgtgTTGGGAGGGAAGAGGTTGCAAGAAAActgaaagtacatgtacttaGTTCTAAACTTCTTTACTCTGTGTTAGAAATAATGCTTCAAATGGGGTTTTCAAGAGATGAAATCCAAGAAGCACTCGCTAACAACAGATACGATGAGGTTATGGCCACTTATCTCCTCTTGGATGAGAAGAGGCAAAAATTAACGGTAAGATAAAGAATTGATTGGGAGTAAGATCGATGACGTAatgtttagaaatatattttttttgtgaagTAAGTGTATTTGTATTCCAGGAAAGAAAGCTAAAGCTAGAATTTGTTTTTGTGACTAACAGTTGAATGGTTCCAGTGATCCCCTCATGGAAAACACAAGTGCACCAAGACCAAGTACATCAACACCCTCTGGTGTTCCTGCTCCAATCCGGCCGAGCCGTGCAAGCGCAAGACGGGAAAGAGGAGAAAGGGAACTTCCCAGAAGGTATTCTGAGGGTCGCGCACCAAATAAAGCAGGTGCAATAACAAGGCAAGCATTGCATTAGGTTgcacttttttgttttgtttttgtttttcagaatttattttatgtcttattgattttctttctttttttttgcaaaagttgttttgcagacagcattattttgttattactgTTTTAATCTGCTTACTAACAGTTTTAGTTACTGTTGTATCTAATACTCACCATGCACTGATTATTTCACACTTCTGCCGTTTTTTCCTTATTGATCCTTCTCACAGTCACTGTGCGAAATGCAAGTTGATTTAAGATTTAAAGATTTATTGTGCCTTTCTTGAATACAGTATGTAGACTCTGTAGTTCAAATGATAATATTGTTTCAATCAACCATGGATTTGTCTTTCACTGTCATGAGAACTGGGTGAAAAGGTCACATCCAGAATTGCGATTGGCAAACTTTAGCAGTAAAAAACAAGATATGCGTTCAAATGTTTCAGGGTCCCGTTGGAAGAGATGTTAATGTGCTAATTTTGCATTTCTGATTGTGAGGAATTCTGGAACTGTTTGTCCTGCCACCCTTTGATTGGTAATCTTGGAATGAAGTAGTTCCTAGAGCATGTTACAGTGTCTGTGGTTTAAAACAAACAGTGCAGCTGAAAAGTTCTATTAAGGCCATTTTTTGGTTTGGCTTGGATTTTGCTGCACACACTGGATTGAAAGCTGCAGTCTGTACTTACAGGTTCAAACTAAAGTTGCATTTTTTTGGATCAGGGCTGCAACAGAGACTGGTGGATCATCGTCAGGTCAAGCCAGGCCCACAGCCCGTGGTGAATGGGAAAAGCCCGGTGTGGTAAGGAGTGCTGCTCCTGATGATGAGCGAGTACCCTCATCTATTGGGCGAGCCTCCAATCCGAATAAGTCGGAAATACCTGAAAGAGCGAACGATAGAACTAGAAGAGGAAAGACTCAAAGGGTTGGTAATTTTTCTCTCTTCATGGAAATTCTCATGTAAAGGTCTTAAATGGCACTAAACCTTGAATGTTCTTGTTGTTGAGATACAGTACCATGCAAAAGTAAGATGACGGTCCCTCAAAGCTCGATCTTCTAAACTCGATTCTTGAAAACTTTTCTGTTGCTTTTTCTAATGAAATCCTTAGTGGTGAAAAGGAAATGCTTGTGGCAAAAAGTATGCTTTCccttttgtacatgtacagtatgtcTCATAACTGATAACTTAAGACTGAATCATTTTACTCTTTTAGCAACATAGTATGCCCCCAGGAATAATCAGACGGAATACATACGTGTACGGAGAAAAACGAGCTGAAGATAGGAACAGTACTCAGACGCCGTCAAGTCAAACTAATGGTAAAGGAGAGAGGTACGTTAAGACATTCTGAGAAAGACTGCCTCTTTCAGAGCTTTTCTGTTATGTGTTTTTACTGTGAATTATTAGCATCTCTCTTTGACctctttttctctgttttttgcTGATTGTTCTTTGTAAGAtgctttaaaggggctaggtcccactattttaggtaattttgttaattatgaggtCAAATTGACAGAGCAttaagagtctttcatttgcaaaatcgcggccacataacaactgagaatgattttccagctgtgtaaataacatttcaatatagactgatataaatttgaaaaaaggtgggccgacatttttcaaatttacccaaattcattccatttcaatcctctctagttttgtccatccatgtcccttcttggcctCCCTGTGTTtcgttagagttcttctatagttttgaacagttattttgatattttagtcgattctatgaccattcgatcagtgctgaaattgcctaaaattgcgtgacctagccctttTAATTAAATTCCAAACGGGTGTcacttttgtaattttttctgTCCTTTGTTAGCGTGACTGAACCTGGCCCAAGTGGTGGCAGTGTTGGGGCTGGCCGACCCTCATCTAAGCAACCTCCACCTGACCTTGGTAACCGGCTTTCACCTACACGTAGATCACTTCCTCCAGTGGCTATTCACCAAGAAAATCGACATAGATCTGGGTCAGTGCTTTGCCACTTTAAGATAATTT from Montipora capricornis isolate CH-2021 chromosome 12, ASM3666992v2, whole genome shotgun sequence encodes the following:
- the LOC138025957 gene encoding MAP/microtubule affinity-regulating kinase 3-like isoform X5 gives rise to the protein MITTLYTTYAEEPRVREATTKSSESESRRKMVPDGHSSSSASSRTPRNRASTSNQEEVHIGKYRLIKTIGKGNFAKVKLAKHVPTGKEVAIKIIDKTQLNPSSLQKLFREVRIMKFLDHPNIVKLYEVIETDKTLYLVMEYASGGEVFDYLVAHGRMKEKEARSKFRQIVSAVQYCHQKHVIHRDLKAENLLLDGDMNIKIADFGFSNEFTPGNKLDTFCGSPPYAAPELFQGKKYDGPEVDVWSLGVILYTLVSGSLPFDGQNLKELRERVLRGKYRIPFYMSTDCENLLKRFLVLNPTKRSRLEQIMSDKWMNLGYDNQDLKPYCEPTPDFKDERRIEIMLQMGFSRDEIQEALANNRYDEVMATYLLLDEKRQKLTLNGSSDPLMENTSAPRPSTSTPSGVPAPIRPSRASARRERGERELPRRYSEGRAPNKAGAITRAATETGGSSSGQARPTARGEWEKPGVVRSAAPDDERVPSSIGRASNPNKSEIPERANDRTRRGKTQRQHSMPPGIIRRNTYVYGEKRAEDRNSTQTPSSQTNGKGESVTEPGPSGGSVGAGRPSSKQPPPDLGNRLSPTRRSLPPVAIHQENRHRSGRPTTKPDSQPPPSRLGTRNMTARSTFHSGQTRPRTQNGPDRYLDPNSPGVAGRPSLLSKLTSRFSKSRQLDPTVTPRPGPQAPRPMEQAISPREPREMSRSSMGDSGQGSMNDTSLGDKPRSLRFTWSMKTTSSMDPQEMMEEIKKVLESNDCDYEQRENFLLFCCHGNPSEANHVQWEMEVCKLPRLSLNGVRFKRIAGTSINFKNIASRVANELKL
- the LOC138025957 gene encoding MAP/microtubule affinity-regulating kinase 3-like isoform X4 gives rise to the protein MITTLYTTYAEEPRVREATTKSSESESRRKMVPDGHSSSSASSRTPRNRASTSNQEEVHIGKYRLIKTIGKGNFAKVKLAKHVPTGKEVAIKIIDKTQLNPSSLQKLFREVRIMKFLDHPNIVKLYEVIETDKTLYLVMEYASGGEVFDYLVAHGRMKEKEARSKFRQIVSAVQYCHQKHVIHRDLKAENLLLDGDMNIKIADFGFSNEFTPGNKLDTFCGSPPYAAPELFQGKKYDGPEVDVWSLGVILYTLVSGSLPFDGQNLKELRERVLRGKYRIPFYMSTDCENLLKRFLVLNPTKRSRLEQIMSDKWMNLGYDNQDLKPYCEPTPDFKDERRIEIMLQMGFSRDEIQEALANNRYDEVMATYLLLDEKRQKLTLNGSSDPLMENTSAPRPSTSTPSGVPAPIRPSRASARRERGERELPRRYSEGRAPNKAGAITRAATETGGSSSGQARPTARGEWEKPGVVRSAAPDDERVPSSIGRASNPNKSEIPERANDRTRRGKTQRQHSMPPGIIRRNTYVYGEKRAEDRNSTQTPSSQTNGKGESVTEPGPSGGSVGAGRPSSKQPPPDLGNRLSPTRRSLPPVAIHQENRHRSGRPTTKPDSQPPPSRLGTRNMTARSTFHSGQTRPRTQNGPDRYLDPNSPGVAGRPSLLSKLTSRFSKRPMEQAISPREPREMSRSSMGDSGQGARGDSASGVKSVYPDQKARSSPRRKSLRGTFARLSLRKRRRRSMNDTSLGDKPRSLRFTWSMKTTSSMDPQEMMEEIKKVLESNDCDYEQRENFLLFCCHGNPSEANHVQWEMEVCKLPRLSLNGVRFKRIAGTSINFKNIASRVANELKL
- the LOC138025957 gene encoding MAP/microtubule affinity-regulating kinase 3-like isoform X7 — encoded protein: MITTLYTTYAEEPRVREATTKSSESESRRKMVPDGHSSSSASSRTPRNRASTSNQEEVHIGKYRLIKTIGKGNFAKVKLAKHVPTGKEVAIKIIDKTQLNPSSLQKLFREVRIMKFLDHPNIVKLYEVIETDKTLYLVMEYASGGEVFDYLVAHGRMKEKEARSKFRQIVSAVQYCHQKHVIHRDLKAENLLLDGDMNIKIADFGFSNEFTPGNKLDTFCGSPPYAAPELFQGKKYDGPEVDVWSLGVILYTLVSGSLPFDGQNLKELRERVLRGKYRIPFYMSTDCENLLKRFLVLNPTKRSRLEQIMSDKWMNLGYDNQDLKPYCEPTPDFKDERRIEIMLQMGFSRDEIQEALANNRYDEVMATYLLLDEKRQKLTLNGSSDPLMENTSAPRPSTSTPSGVPAPIRPSRASARRERGERELPRRYSEGRAPNKAGAITRAATETGGSSSGQARPTARGEWEKPGVVRSAAPDDERVPSSIGRASNPNKSEIPERANDRTRRGKTQRQHSMPPGIIRRNTYVYGEKRAEDRNSTQTPSSQTNGKGESVTEPGPSGGSVGAGRPSSKQPPPDLGNRLSPTRRSLPPVAIHQENRHRSGRPTTKPDSQPPPSRLGTRNMTARSTFHSGQTRPRTQNGPDRYLDPNSPGVAGRPSLLSKLTSRFSKRPMEQAISPREPREMSRSSMGDSGQGSMNDTSLGDKPRSLRFTWSMKTTSSMDPQEMMEEIKKVLESNDCDYEQRENFLLFCCHGNPSEANHVQWEMEVCKLPRLSLNGVRFKRIAGTSINFKNIASRVANELKL